The genomic interval gcagaagttTGTTTAAATCTTAAATCGTTTCTTTACCTTCCATCGGTTTCCGCAGCTGTTACACAACACGAAGGTGGTCATGGGCTCATCAGCGCTGCGCGTCTGCACCTgcacaacaccaacacacaccaacaactgAAGAGTGAAGCATTtttatcgtgtgtgtgtgtgtgtgtgtgtgtgtgtgtgtgtgtgtgtgtgtacctgtgtgtatGAGCAGCTCTTTCCGTGACACTTGTTGCAGATGAACATGTCCGTCTCCGTTCCTCCGACCTTCGACAGCTGATGCTCTCTGATGGACTCTTTGGTCAGATTCTCTCTGATCTGCTTCAGCTCCGCACTCGCCATCTcctgcacgcgcacacacacacacacacacacacacacacgcacacacacacacacacacacacacacaggttaggttttctaaattgttttctgtgggttagggttagttatGACTTGAGAGCTGGTGGACCTGAACACATTTTCTTCAccatttttcaaaattgttCTCTGAAATAATTTTTTCGGACATCGACAAATAAACATCctaaaaagaaattcaaataaaaagatttttaCGAGCAGTTTAACACAAAAAATCATCTGGAATTTGATTTTTTGTAACCTgaaatatgaagaaaataaatatgcaaCTAATTTGTGTTTTACTGGTTTTCCCAAGTttcaaacaagcaaaaaaaataattaagttCCTTAGTAAATTTTAATGgaataatcaacatcaacaaaacatCCTAGAAAAGTTGCgtggaaatgtttttcttccttgGAAAAGAAATCTACTAAAATGTTCTACTCTCAGTTTCTCacttaaatttgaaaaatgtcaaaaaaaataaaaattcttcCTTAATAAAAACTTGCAAAATTTATATTTTGGTTTTTTCACAAAcggaaaataaaaatagaaagacTAAACCACCAGTTCTAAAGTCATGAATACAAGAGAAAATCAAAGTGGATtagcagaaaaacaaatgtcttcACTTGTCCCTCCGGGCTTCCGTATGATTGTAACCTCCCGATACAGACTCCAGGCTGCCAAACATCAATATGACTCAACTACACTGATATGAGATCAGAAAAGGCTCCAACTGAGCCCAAAACACAGAACGTCTCTGGGATAAAAACTTTTCTTTGGCCTtcatctaaacacacacacacacacacacacacacacacacacaccacataacACTCAGACGAACCCCTCGAGAAGGtaacaatgaaacaaaatgtctgcCCGTCTGACCTCAGCAGTCATACTGGCGATGCGATGAGGCGAGATGTTCCCACACAGGACGTTACGCCGCAGGTCTGGATTCTTCTGGTCCTTGAGGTTGGAGATGCGGCTTCGTAGGCGCGTTTTGTATTTAATGTCTGTCGACTTGAACTCCTGGAAGATCTGTGGGCACGAAGAGCGGTCAAGGACAAAAACGCTCACACATTTATGTACAGAGTGTATcgaacaaatacatttatacatttattaaagtaaaaacagCTTGGAACAAGTGAAACAGATAATTAACATCACtggttcagtttgttttcacattattaAAGTCTTGATGATATAAAAGGATATCTTCTTCGATTTGTGCCGCGAGGTGATCACAGTCGACTCCGATGGTCCGGTGGTCATCtggaagacaaacacagagtaTGCACTTTAAAAATGGAGATATACATTAACTCTATTTAGAAAACAATATTAATGGCACCATGACAAAACTACAGAAGCTCAGAGGGGCAAAGTGAGGGAATCTTTGTTTCTGATGATCGTTTATCAAAGTCGGATCTAAACTGTTTTCTCTGCCGTGTTTGTGACTTGAGAACTGGAGGGAAAAACTTTTTGCAGGATAATCTTTCAAATTTCCTCAAtatttttccatctgtgaaaacacaggaaaaagaaaatatatttatgttaataatacattttgtgtgtgaatCCAAGTGACAAaatcatgatatattttttttctcctgacaATTTTTTCCAAGATCTTTTTCTCCACCATTGTGAAACATTTAGTCAAACTTGTGAGAGTaaattttttatcttttttggtAAGGCTGAATTGTggctcagtgtttgttttgcagtCATCATTGAAATTGACTCTTTTTCAATCTAAATTTCCTCTTCAGAAGTGTTCTCCTTTTCAATCTGTTTCGCaccttaaaaatattttttgtctatggtaaaagaaaaattaagCAACTTAGATTATCCTGGAAACCTTCATTTCTGCATTTCAAATAGTGAGAAAAAGATCAGATCACAAGATCTgctaaaacttttgttttctgctcattttcacacataaaaaaaaaacaaaacaaaatgtttttttctgaaaaaaattctcctgaaatactatattatattttgtttgatttcacactttttcataatttttcttTAGAAAAATTTGCTTTTTACTTTCAACGTGTTTCCCCAGTTTCTCAAGTCATGAACACAGtagagaaaaa from Sparus aurata chromosome 7, fSpaAur1.1, whole genome shotgun sequence carries:
- the tcea2 gene encoding transcription elongation factor A protein 2 isoform X4, with amino-acid sequence MSLETLQSTRVGMSVNAVRKQSSEEEVQTLAKALIKSWKKLLDGSEEKKKDGSPVRSSSTSKDSGSSEKSSKKSGESETTPTTPTTPTSPSAPTTPTSPTTPTLPPRVTSFPPPPVTTDSVRNKCRELLVAALQTDDDHRTIGVDCDHLAAQIEEEIFQEFKSTDIKYKTRLRSRISNLKDQKNPDLRRNVLCGNISPHRIASMTAEEMASAELKQIRENLTKESIREHQLSKVGGTETDMFICNKCHGKSCSYTQVQTRSADEPMTTFVLCNSCGNRWKFC